AATGTATTATCCATATTCCTGAAGGTTATTTCTGCTCTGAATTCGACCAAATCAGGAATGGAATTTTTATTGAATAACGACTTTAGCCCACTTTTGTTTTCGGTAGGTTTGATATGAATAAATATATTTACAACTCCGTCGAGTTGTTCTTCATCTAAAAAAATCTCTGTATTGTCTATGATTCCATCGCTTTCGATAGTAAATAATCTCAAACTTTTCGCTTCTTCGGCAGTAAAAACTGCAGGAGTAACTTTGACATTATCGAAGTAATCGAAAAATATGTCCTTTGTATGGATTTTCTTGTCTGTACCTTCGTATTGTATGATTGCATCATAAGTGCCGTCTTCGTCCAAGTTCAGAAATAGTTCTTTCAATCCCGAAAGTTGCTCACCATTATAATAAATTGCGGTTTTTTCCAATCTGCCATTGCTTTCAATAGAAAATGTTGCCATAAATCCCTTAAATTATTGTGCAATATTCAAAATGTTGATAATATCCTGCTTATTGAATTCTTTGATTTTCCCGACTTCGCCTATCAATAAAGCATTTTCGGCGATTTTCTCGAATTCATCCGGTTCAATGTCTAATTCACTCAAGGAAACGGGCGCTCCCCAGTATTTGAATTTTTCTTTCATTTTTTCGATTCCTGCCGCGACTGAATCTACTTCCCAAACGTTTTTAGCCCAGCGCTCGAAAATATGCGGTTTGAGCGAACTTACGTATTCAATCCATGCCGGAAAAAGCACCGACAAACCTTCTGCATGGGCAACAGTTGGGTACAATGCACTAATTGCGTGTTCGATTCTGTGACATGCAAATTCTCCACCACCCATCGAAACGCTGGTGATACCTTGCAATGCAAGAGAGCTGCACCAAGCCAGATTTGCCCGCCAATCGTAATTCAAGGGGTCTGACACTAATTCATCTACCGATTTGATAACAGTCCGCATCAATGCTTCGTTGATTGATAGCGTGGATTCCTCATTCTCGCCCATGAAATAGAATTCCATAATATGGGAAAGTGTGTCAACGCCGCCATTTATAGTTTGATTTATTGGCAAATGTTTCTGAACTGTTGGGTCAATTATTGAAACTTTGGGATAGACATGCGGCGAGCCGCATGACCATTTTTTATTCTCCCTATCATTTGTCAATACAAAAAATGAGTTGATTTCGCTTGCAGTAGCTGACAAAGTCAGCACTGTAAACAGCGGCAGAGCATTAGTCGCTTTGTAAGTTTTTTCGAATAAAGACCAAATATCAGGAGCGTAATATGCTGCGGCTATAGCTTTAGCTTCATCAATGACCGAGCCACCGCCAACTGCTAATATCGCCTGAACTTGTTCTTTGCGAGCTATTTCGAGAGATTCTTCAGCATGGCTGAGTACGGGATTGGGGGTTACTCCCCATTGTTCGACATAATCAATTCCGAACTTTTCGAGCGAATCAGTCACTTGCTCGTAAACTCCGTTCTTTTTCACTGAACCGCTACCCATCAAAATCAATACTTTCGAAATACCATAGGAATCTATCTCGGAGCCAATTTCGCGAATTGTATCTTGCCCGAAAATGATTTTAACAGGATTGTGAAATTTAAAATTATCCATTATTATCTATTTTTCCACTTAAAATTTATTTGTCGGTGTTGGAGTTTCAGTTGTAAAATCAAGCTCTGACCCCATGACGCTGTGCGGAATCAGATAAATTGCCAACAATACTCCGGCAGCAATCAATGCCCACCAAGTTTGTTCAGGATGTCGTTTTAGTCTCCAGAGTGCAATCAACCAAGCCACAAATGAAATAAGGGTCTTGTTGTCGGTCAAATCAGTTCCGAATGGCAGCCCGGTCCAGAAATCCCCGAAAGCATACCATTGAATAATCGGACCAAGCAAAAATCCGCCGATGAAAAATAATATCGTAGTCCAAAGTGCGAGTTTGAACACATTATTTCCCTTGAAAAGCACTTCAAGAGCCGCACGGGTAGAAAATACCATTGCCAAAAACATCGCCAAAACGTGAGGAATCAGGAAATAAGTAGGCACATAACCTTTGTATCGCATCACTACATCATTTTTTGTGATTGATTTGAGCAAATCATCTTGTTTGCCGAGTAAAATTTCATATTGCACCTTACCGGCAGGTGGTTGGCTCGGAATATACGAAATCAAAGTATCGCCACGGCGCTCCATATCTACAATTGTCCATTCGTCATGGCTTTTGAAGCGTTTGTATTTCATCTTACCGATAATCGAACGGTCTTCGTTCACAATTGTAACCGGACAATCTCCCGGGTCGCCAAAACTCCTTGGTAAGCTGAAGTTGACCGTTGTACCGCTAATTTCCACTTTGCCTTTTGCAGGATAAGTTGGTCCGGTTGAACGCTGATAAATGGCAATTATAACCATGAACACAACAGCGATTACCCACAAAAGGATGTTTTTACTTTTCGACATATATCTTATACCTTCAATAATTATTTAATTAATGCTTTAGATTCATTCATAATTTTGATTGATTTCTTTACAAACGGGTCTGTCCTTACCATAACTTTGTTATATTCGTTCGAGCCCCATTTCACATATGCAATCAATGCTTTTAAGTGAAATAATATGTAATTTCTGTCAATCTTAAACATTTCTGCGTTCCAAATATTGTTGGCAACACAGAAGTTTGCAAAATGTACAATATCATCATTTGTAAAATTAAAGGTTTTATCGAACAATTCAAAAGTTTTATATTCATTTTCGAACTTTTCGTAATTATTTTCGATAAAATACATTGCCCAAGTCATCATAATTGCCTTTGCTCTCAGGACTCTCGTGAGTGTCGTTGTTGTATCATAATTGACGAAATAATCGGGGACAATGCCACCACCGCCAATGACTGTACGTCCTTTGGGAGTCTTGAAAATCGGCATATTAGTTTTTCCGCCATGTTTTTGAATCATTTCGTTTATTTGCGAAAATTTCTCATCGTCCATGTGCAATCTTGCTGATTGGTCTAATTCTACTGTTTCAGCCGAAGTCAAATTTTTCTGGATTGCACGTCCAAGTGGCGTCTCATAATGAGCGACAGTAATCCTGAACGAAGAACTATCGGCAATGTTGAAAAATTTCTGTGCCGAGGCTTTACCATATGATGACATTCCCACAACTAAGCCTCTGTCGTTATCTTGCATCGCTCCGGCTATAACCTCAGCACCGGAAGCAGAATTTGAATCCATCATAATTACAAGTGGCATATCCTTCAAAGTACCATTACCTGAAGCAGCAAAAACTGAATCATATTCAGGTGTTTTTGATTGTGTTCGGCAAATAATTTGTCCTTTTTCCAGAAATTCATCTGCAATTTGAGCAGATTGCCCCAAATAACCGCCGGGATTATTTCGCAAATCAAGCAAAAAATAATCGTAATCACTTTTGTTCAGTTCGTTTAATGCTTCGGCGAACTCTGTTGGCGTTTTTTCCGAAACTCTATTAAGTAAAATATAAGCGACTCGAGTTCCGGCGATTACGAAATTGGCTCCCACACTTGGCGAATCATATTTAAGTCTCGAAATGCTATGCTTTTCGATTTTTCTTGTGGGGAATTTCCGTATTTCAATATCAATCTTTGTGCCTTCGTCACCTTGCAAGAGTGCCAATACATCTTCTCGTTTCATTCCGACTGTGCTAATCAAATCAATTGCCGAAATCCTATCGCCGATTCTTAAACCGATAGCCTCAGCCGGGCTACCTTCTGCAACATTGGCAATTGTAGCCGTATCGCTAATTACGATTAAATCTACTCCAATGCCGACAAGAACTCCTTTGTAGCGTTCGCGAATGTAACTTGACATTTCCTTGGAATAATACTCTGATTGCGGGTCGAATTCTTTCAGCAAACTTGAAAAAGCCTTGTCACAAGCGGCAACAATATCGAGCGAATCGAAATGATATTTCTCTGCCATTTCGAGTATATATCTTAATTTTGCTGACTGAAAGTTGATTAGTTCGTTTCTATTTTCTTGTGGGAAGCATTCGGAGGTAGAAATCACAATAAGTGATAGGATTATTAATAGCTTGTGTTGAAAAAAAAATACAAAAATATTCTTCATAATCATAATAATAATTGCTATATTTGAAAATCTGTAACTATAAGACGAAGATTATCGTCTTTAGATGCAATTTAAAAGTTGAAATTGACGATAATAAATATTGCGGAGTATCCGAGTGTTGATAAAAAGCTGCATCACCATTGCAATTACAAGCATACTGCTACTATTTTACCCGGCACAAAATGCCAAATCAAATTACCTACTTGATTCGAATCTTGCCTTCAATGGCACTGTAAGGGCTATCGTCAATCACAATGGAACCAATTATGTAGGCGGCACTTTCACCAAAATTTCGTTTTTGACAGGAAGTGGTACTATCGTTGATGGCGATACAGGCGAATTTCTTCCCGGATACCCAAAAATCAACGGCAAAGTTAATATTGCTATTCCGGATGGTCACGGTGGTTGGTATATTGGTGGAGAATTTACAAGAGTTGGTGGCTTCGAGCGAAACAGGCTCGCACAAATTGATGCTTCCGGAAATTTGACTTCGTGGGCGCCGAGCGTTGATATCGGACGTTACCCTTATGTTTATGATATGGTAAAATATGGCAATTTGATTTATGTCAGCGGTTCTTTCCAAGGCATCAACAATGAATTTCGCAGCTATATGGCTTGCATAGATTTGAATGGCTATCTTACTACGTTCAAACCAAAAATTGATGATGAAGTTTTTTCGATTGCTATTGTAAATGATACTATTTATGCCGGTGGTAATTTTCGTTATATAAATGATGTCAAACGAGACTTTTCAGGAGCATTGAGCATCAATGGGACTCTTGCTTCATGGAATCCGGAAGCAAATAATTTCGTTCGTACTATTGAAATTGATGGCGATAAAATTTATCTTGGTGGTGCTTTCACAAGACTCAAAGGCGAAACTGTCAACCGACTTGGTATAGTTAAGACAAACGGATTGCTCGAACCATGGTTTCCAAACGTAAATAGTGTTGTCGAATCAATATCCTTAAAAAATTCCAAAATTTACATAGGTGGCAGATTTACCAAAGTTAATAATTTGAATCGTTCGTATTTGGCATCTTTCGATATGAGTGGAGTTCTCCAAAATTGGACGCCGGCAGCAGATGGCAATGTGTTATTTGTTGATTATTTGGGCGATAAACTCTATGCCGCAGGAGCTTTCGGCAAAGTAAATAATCAAGACCGTGCGGGATTTGCTTCAATCAATGATGATGGCTCTCTTTCGGATTGGAATCCATCATCTAATGGTACAGGATTAGCAATTTCGAAGATAGGTGACGATATTTTTATTGGTGGCAATTTTACCGGTTTGGGAGGCGTGAATCGAAATTACGTTGCTGCAATTGATGCAGACGGCAATTTTACTTCGTGGAATCCTAATCCGAATGCTGACGTTTCGGGAATTTCATATATGAACGGCAATATTTATATTTCCGGCAATTTTACAAAATTGGGTGCTATAAATCGTAAATATTTAGCCGCAGTAAGATTGGACGGCACGCTCAGTCCATTTTCAATCAATCCGAGCGCTCCTGTTTACGCAGTAAAAGCTAAAAATGACTTGATATATGTAGGCGGAAATTTTTCAAAAATCAATAATATTGACCGTAAATATGTAGCAATATTAGATACCAACGGGGCGCTTACTCCTTGGACATGCACTCCAAATGCTTCAGTTTATTGTTTAGACGTCAACGATGGCGATGTGTATATCGGCGGTTTCTTTACAATGGTCAACGGAAGCCAACGTAATCGTGTAGCAGCGATAGATTCGGATGGCAATTTGATGTCATTCAACCCTGATGCAAATAACGTTGTTCTAAGCATACTATATTATAAAGAGAATATTTATCTTGGTGGTTGGTTCAGTAGCGTGATGGGTACCTCGCGAAGCCGGTTAGCTGCTTTCAACGCAGACGGCTCATTATTAGATTGGAATCCGTCGCCCGATAATACTGTTTGGACAATTTATGGCTACCACGAACCATTTGATGTGATTTACATCGGTGGCGATTTTACAAAACTTTCCGGGCAGGATTTCCTCAATCTTGCTGCTGTTGATTTATTCGGAAATATTTTGCCTTGGACGCCAAATCCCGACAGACCCGTTTATGCTCTCGCTGGTAGTCCCGATGCAATTTATTCGGGTGGCGATTTCCGTAGTTTTGATAATTCGCTTTCGCCAAATTATGCTTCACTATCATATTATACTCAAATTCCTGAAATTGCTATA
This Candidatus Kapaibacterium sp. DNA region includes the following protein-coding sequences:
- a CDS encoding iron-containing alcohol dehydrogenase — encoded protein: MDNFKFHNPVKIIFGQDTIREIGSEIDSYGISKVLILMGSGSVKKNGVYEQVTDSLEKFGIDYVEQWGVTPNPVLSHAEESLEIARKEQVQAILAVGGGSVIDEAKAIAAAYYAPDIWSLFEKTYKATNALPLFTVLTLSATASEINSFFVLTNDRENKKWSCGSPHVYPKVSIIDPTVQKHLPINQTINGGVDTLSHIMEFYFMGENEESTLSINEALMRTVIKSVDELVSDPLNYDWRANLAWCSSLALQGITSVSMGGGEFACHRIEHAISALYPTVAHAEGLSVLFPAWIEYVSSLKPHIFERWAKNVWEVDSVAAGIEKMKEKFKYWGAPVSLSELDIEPDEFEKIAENALLIGEVGKIKEFNKQDIINILNIAQ
- a CDS encoding S41 family peptidase codes for the protein MAEKYHFDSLDIVAACDKAFSSLLKEFDPQSEYYSKEMSSYIRERYKGVLVGIGVDLIVISDTATIANVAEGSPAEAIGLRIGDRISAIDLISTVGMKREDVLALLQGDEGTKIDIEIRKFPTRKIEKHSISRLKYDSPSVGANFVIAGTRVAYILLNRVSEKTPTEFAEALNELNKSDYDYFLLDLRNNPGGYLGQSAQIADEFLEKGQIICRTQSKTPEYDSVFAASGNGTLKDMPLVIMMDSNSASGAEVIAGAMQDNDRGLVVGMSSYGKASAQKFFNIADSSSFRITVAHYETPLGRAIQKNLTSAETVELDQSARLHMDDEKFSQINEMIQKHGGKTNMPIFKTPKGRTVIGGGGIVPDYFVNYDTTTTLTRVLRAKAIMMTWAMYFIENNYEKFENEYKTFELFDKTFNFTNDDIVHFANFCVANNIWNAEMFKIDRNYILFHLKALIAYVKWGSNEYNKVMVRTDPFVKKSIKIMNESKALIK
- a CDS encoding delta-60 repeat domain-containing protein translates to MLIKSCITIAITSILLLFYPAQNAKSNYLLDSNLAFNGTVRAIVNHNGTNYVGGTFTKISFLTGSGTIVDGDTGEFLPGYPKINGKVNIAIPDGHGGWYIGGEFTRVGGFERNRLAQIDASGNLTSWAPSVDIGRYPYVYDMVKYGNLIYVSGSFQGINNEFRSYMACIDLNGYLTTFKPKIDDEVFSIAIVNDTIYAGGNFRYINDVKRDFSGALSINGTLASWNPEANNFVRTIEIDGDKIYLGGAFTRLKGETVNRLGIVKTNGLLEPWFPNVNSVVESISLKNSKIYIGGRFTKVNNLNRSYLASFDMSGVLQNWTPAADGNVLFVDYLGDKLYAAGAFGKVNNQDRAGFASINDDGSLSDWNPSSNGTGLAISKIGDDIFIGGNFTGLGGVNRNYVAAIDADGNFTSWNPNPNADVSGISYMNGNIYISGNFTKLGAINRKYLAAVRLDGTLSPFSINPSAPVYAVKAKNDLIYVGGNFSKINNIDRKYVAILDTNGALTPWTCTPNASVYCLDVNDGDVYIGGFFTMVNGSQRNRVAAIDSDGNLMSFNPDANNVVLSILYYKENIYLGGWFSSVMGTSRSRLAAFNADGSLLDWNPSPDNTVWTIYGYHEPFDVIYIGGDFTKLSGQDFLNLAAVDLFGNILPWTPNPDRPVYALAGSPDAIYSGGDFRSFDNSLSPNYASLSYYTQIPEIAILVSPVNNAVNQPIINNFIWEPAVYASHYRLQIGSDANFVNPLLLDIDVFAVQYTLTDSILDYSTQYFWRVMSKNSQENSDWSEVRSFVTQIEPPDIPELINPEDEAEDVDLAPLFVWNEALTATSYSIEIASDSDFTNIITTISNISDTTFQLPGGFLASLTQYWWRMSASNEGGPGLWSAPFTFTTMEYIIQEIQLGTGWNLISLNIFAAEPALEDIFSDIDEDIEIVKDNAGNIYFPEFEINTIGNWNFKEGYSVYTKSAATLAVVGLPVFPGENPITLTAGWNQIAYLRNSAMNIEIALEDITDDNNLVIVKDNSGNIYYPEFGINTIGDMTPGQGYQLFIIQADTLVYPDN